A stretch of the Engraulis encrasicolus isolate BLACKSEA-1 chromosome 19, IST_EnEncr_1.0, whole genome shotgun sequence genome encodes the following:
- the LOC134435164 gene encoding uncharacterized protein LOC134435164 — protein MASSAEDIIETAALGRPFTLGMLYDCRRDFLVPGVTLWDNEDLRQNTCQTGQQNTEFNITASDSIDEKSNSLNVSGSLKLSLLGGLVNVSGSAKYFQDTKKSHKQQRLTLHYKTTTRYESLTMSHLSRGQVSHPNVFKDGTATHVVTAILYGASAYFMFDRESSNDEDKKHIEGEAKLMMDKLKFIKISAEASFDMDEREKCAVEKFSCTFHGDFHLASNPSSFIEAMDVYRQLPKLLGENGEHAVPVRVWLYPLVKLDSNAAKLQREISNSLITYTSGVIEHLNVTEMRCNDLLKNTAATTFPVMEEKLRTFMQNCRHYKLEFVQMLGSVLPSIRGGGKEEHALADILKEHEKSPFNSRDLDQWLTKKDKESDTVVSFLKQLEKLGAKLDDNLDDLLSDLDITNVVSFTFTSIDQPDSCLMKQSHFLTPAEMMRECPDTLQTRNTTRKRTFDARDTMNPSRPINTEWLSADTRQSMRTQLHMFKQLKELKSSVDTKFIVASRYDDRFPGACIFIYEGGCDEPVPFTPPSKPATPTTSDVSYHRLTVGVSDPDSATVEHLVEFRMKSEWISHPVQKNEKTVTLSGLKPDTEYEIRVTAVGKLGYSISSDAITVKTTISPPTEAKVENVKAYSTNIGPPTNVKVIEKKANSITLSWLNPENCEGVEQYLIEYKEEHSSRWQKQDTKKEMYKSTLKNLKLNTSYSIRMRTDAKSGMSDYGDILLATTREGPQDKKRFTMLPSGNPPVTLPVYGLNLQKATTVQFRKMEFGKPKPLGNPPNKTIMFVGATGSGKTTLINGIINYVLGVDWDNDWRFKLIDEDTQKTQAHSQTSAVTAYQIYHTDEFQVPYSLTIIDTPGFGDTRGIKHDKEITDQIKQFFTNKDGIDAIDAVCFVVQAALARLTHTQRYIFDAILSVFGKDIASNIITLVTFADAKTPPVLAAIKEADIPCAKQKDGTLIYFKFNNSALFANNIKENKDGKDSSDEDKEEDFDYMFWKMGKSSLKKFFTHLKTMTTQSLSLTKEVLQERDRLEATVEGLQPLIQKGLSKMEEIRTTEAALDKHKNQVEENRDFEYEVEVEKPQKIDIPRGEYITNCLQCTFTCHRRCGIPKDEDKRGCVAIGSNGYCTVCPGKCIWNIHHNMEYRFETQRVKEKRTYQNLKTKFEEALGEQMTTEKMMSQLNLEYELVQEEVVEMMNTVNKCLTRLKQIALRPDPLSTTEYIDLMIQSEKQECRPGYNERIQELTVVRQKAVVVQKMAKSKPGLKDRTKRVFSNIVSWFTE, from the exons ATGGCATCGTCTGCTGAGGACATCATAGAGACTGCTGCCCTGGGGAGGCCATTTACACTTGGGATGCTGTACGATTGCAGAAGGGATTTCCTTGTTCCAG GTGTTACATTGTGGGATAATGAGGACCTGCGGCAGAATACTTGTCAAACAGGACAACAAAACACAGAATTCAATATCACAGCATCAGACTCAATTGATGAGAAGTCAAATTCATTGAATGTATCTGGATCTCTGAAACTAAGTCTCCTTGGAGGACTAGTGAATGTGTCAGGATCAGCTAAATACTTCCAGGACACAAAGAAATCTCATAAACAACAGCGGCTCACTCTTCattacaaaacaacaacaagataTGAATCACTAACAATGTCTCACTTGAGTCGTGGACAAGTATCCCATCCCAACGTTTTTAAAGATGGCACAGCCACACATGTTGTCACTGCCATCTTGTACGGGGCCAGTGCTTACTTCATGTTTGACAGAGAATCATCTAACGACGAAGACAAGAAACATATTGAAGGGGAAGCCAAACTGATGATGGATAAGCTGAAATTCATCAAAATAAGTGCAGAGGCATCTTTTGACATGGATGAAAGAGAGAAATGTGCCGTGGAAAAATTCAGTTGCACATTCCACGGAGATTTCCATCTTGCCAGCAATCCATCATCATTTATCGAGGCTATGGATGTTTACAGACAACTTCCAAAGTTGCTTGGAGAGAATGGAGAGCATGCTGTTCCAGTCAGGGTGTGGCTGTACCCTCTGGTGAAATTGGACTCAAATGCTGCAAAACTACAAAGAGAAATCAGCAACAGCCTCATCACATACACATCAGGAGTCATAGAGCACTTAAACGTGACAGAGATGAGATGCAATGACCTGCTGAAGAACACAGCAGCAACTACATTCCCTGTCATGGAGGAGAAGCTTCGTACTTTCATGCAAAACTGCCGTCACTACAAGCTTGAGTTTGTGCAGATGTTAGGGTCAGTACTTCCCTCTATCCGAGGGGGTGGAAAAGAGGAGCATGCCCTTGCAGACATCCTTAAGGAACATGAGAAATCTCCATTCAACAGCAGAGACCTGGATCAGTGGCTAACCAAGAAAGACAAGGAATCAGACACAGTGGTGTCCTTCCTCAAGCAGCTGGAGAAACTTGGTGCAAAATTAGATGACAACTTGGATGATCTTTTATCTGATTTAGACATCACAAATGTCGTGAGCTTCACATTTACCTCCATAGACCAGCCTGATAGCTGCCTCATGAAACAATCACATTTCCTTACTCCAGCAGAAATGATGAGAGAATGTCCAGATACTTTACAGACCAGAAATACAACTCGCAAGAGAACATTTGACGCTCGAGATACAATGAATCCATCACGTCCTATAAACACAGAGTGGCTTTCTGCTGATACAAGACAAAGCATGAGGACACAGTTACATATGTTCAAACAATTGAAGGAGTTGAAGAGCAGTGTTGACACAAAATTCATTGTTGCATCCAGATATGATGACCGTTTCCCTGGAGCCTGTATATTCATATATGAAGGTGGGTGTGATGAGCCTGTCCCCTTCACTCCTCCATCCAAACCAGCCACTCCAACCACCTCTGATGTTTCATACCACAGATTAACAGTTGGGGTATCAGACCCAGATTCTGCCACTGTAGAGCACCTGGTAGAGTTCAGAATGAAGAGTGAATGGATTTCTCACCCTGTGCAGAAGAACGAGAAAACAGTGACCCTATCAGGACTGAAACCAGATACTGAGTATGAGATCAGAGTCACAGCTGTGGGTAAACTTGGCTATTCCATCAGCAGTGATGCTATTACTGTCAAAACCACTATTAGCCCACCAACTGAAGCAAAAGTTGAGAATGTGAAGGCTTACTCAACCAACATTGGCCCACCAACCAATGTGAAAGTAATTGAAAAGAAGGCAAATTCAATTACACTGAGCTGGTTAAACCCAGAAAATTGTGAAGGTGTAGAGCAGTACCTTATTGAGTACAAGGAGGAACACAGCAGTCGTTGGCAAAAAcaagacacaaaaaaagaaatgtacaaatctACTCTGAAGAACCTGAAACTGAACACTAGCTACTCCATCAGGATGCGCACAGATGCAAAGAGTGGAATGAGTGACTATGGTGACATTTTACTGGCTACAACCAGGGAAGGGCCACAGGACAAAAAAAGGTTCACTATGTTGCCATCAGGTAACCCACCAGTAACCCTACCAGTGTATGGGCTAAATTTACAAAAGGCAACCACAGTTCAGTTCAGAAAAATGGAGTTTGGAAAACCCAAGCCATTAGGCAACCCCCCAAACAAAACCATCATGTTTGTTGGTGCCACTGGATCTGGCAAAACAACCCTCATCAATGGCATAATCAACTACGTACTGGGAGTTGACTGGGACAATGACTGGAGATTTAAACTGATTGATGAAGATACTCAGAAAACTCAAGCACACAGTCAGACCTCAGCGGTGACAGCCTATCAGATTTACCACACAGATGAATTCCAAGTTCCATATTCACTCACTATCATTGACACCCCAGGGTTCGGGGACACCAGAGGGATCAAACATGACAAGGAGATTACAGACCAAATAAAACAGTTCTTCACAAATAAGGATGGCATTGATGCAATTGACGCTGTGTGTTTTGTAGTGCAGGCTGCTTTAGctcgtctgacacacacacagaggtacatcTTTGATGCTATTCTCTCTGTGTTTGGTAAGGACATCGCCAGCAACATCATCACTCTGGTCACCTTTGCTGACGCCAAAACTCCTCCAGTACTGGCAGCCATCAAAGAGGCCGACATTCCATGTGCCAAACAAAAGGATGGGACCCTCATCTATTTCAAATTCAACAACTCTGCACTTTTTGCCAACAACATCAAAGAGAATAAGGATGGCAAAGACTCTTCTgatgaggacaaggaggaggattTTGATTACATGTTCTGGAAAATGGGGAAAAGCAGCCTGAAGAAATTCTTCACTCATCTGAAGACAATGACAACCCAAAGTCTGAGTCTGACAAAGGAAGTTCTCCAGGAGCGTGATCGGCTGGAGGCAACTGTTGAGGGATTGCAGCCACTCATCCAAAAGGGTTTGTCAAAAATGGAGGAAATACGAACAACAGAAGCAGCACTGGACAAACACAAGAACCAAGTTGAGGAGAACAGGGACTTTGAATATGAAGTAGAGGTTGAGAAACCTCAGAAGATTGATATTCCAAGAGGAGAATACATCACCAACTGCCTTCAATGCACTTTCACCTGCCACCGCAGGTGTGGTATACCAAAAGATGAGGATAAAAGGGGCTGTGTTGCAATAGGTTCTAATGGCTATTGCACAGTTTGCCCTGGAAAATGTATATGGAACATTCATCACAATATGGAGTACCGATTTGAGACACAACGTGTGAAAGAAAAGAGGACGTACCAGAATCTGAAGACAAAATTTGAAGAAGCACTTGGAGAGCAGATGACCACAGAGAAAATGATGTCACAGTTGAACCTTGAATATGAGCTAGTGCAGGAGGAGGTTGTTGAGATGATGAATACTGTAAATAAGTGTCTGACACGTCTGAAACAGATCGCACTTCGGCCAGATCCTTTGTCTACTACTGAGTACATTGATCTGATGATACAGTCCGAGAAACAGGAGTGTAGACCTGGATATAACGAGCGCATCCAAGAGTTAACGGTAGTGAGACAAAAAGCTGTTGTGGTTCAGAAAATGGCAAAGAGCAAGCCTGGACTTAAAGATCGTACTAAAAGGGTCTTCAGTAATATCGTGAGTTGGTTTACCGAGTAA